In one window of Oryza sativa Japonica Group chromosome 9, ASM3414082v1 DNA:
- the LOC4346824 gene encoding bystin isoform X1, translated as MAGKKRKSASSDKQPKQQQQRLPLGADADAVADAAKRRRSGASKKHQAEEEASIPSSLSAKILREALTQQQEESLADQRPAAAATAAPSPSFSFPVPKKDGEEDEDDDDVDEFDGFDAQSEYDGGVPEIDEEDEKALAAFMSKDTSSKRSLGDIILEKIREKDAEISTEGRTPVKLDSSIIELYKGVGEFLSRYTSGKIPKGFKRIPSLECWPDVLQLTEPENWSPNAVYQATRLFSSNMNAKNAVRFYEAILLPRVRNDIRKNKRLHFALYQSLKKCLYKPAAFFKGILLPLCQERNCTLREAVIIGSIISKVSIPPLHASAALMKLAEMEYCGTTSYFIKLFLDKKYALPYRVVDAVFAHFMRFIDEERVMPVIWHQSLLAFVERYKNELEKKDKEKLARLLDHQKHYLVTPEIRRELRMSCNRGEKDTIMSICSPVSVITKPIEEDRWNVPEVPMEE; from the exons ATGGCCGGGAAGAAGCGCAAGTCCGCCTCCTCCGACAAGCAgccgaagcagcagcagcagcggctcccactcggcgccgacgccgacgcggtcgccgacgcggcgaagcgccgccgctcgggggcgTCGAAGAAGCaccaggcggaggaggaggcctccATACCTTCCTCCCTCAGCGCCAAGATCCTCCGCGAGGCGCTCACCCAGCAACAGGAGGAGTCCCTCGCCGAccagcgccccgccgccgccgccaccgccgctccgtcCCCATCCTTCTCCTTCCCCGTGCCCAAGAAAGATGGCgaggaggacgaagacgatgatgaCGTCGACGAGTTCGATGGCTTCGACGCGCAGAGCGAGTACGACGGAGgcgtg CCGGAGATTGATGAGGAGGACGAGAAGGCTCTCGCTGCATTCATGTCAAAGGACACCTCTTCGAAGCGCTCACTTGGTGATATCATTCTCGAGAAGATCAGGGAAAAGGATGCAGAAATCTCAACAG AAGGACGGACTCCTGTGAAGTTGGACTCCAGTATTATTGAACTTTATAAAGG GGTTGGGGAGTTCTTGAGCCGATACACAAGTGGGAAAATTCCTAAAGGATTCAAGCGTATCCCATCATTGGAATGCTGGCCAGATGTTCTGCAGCTGACTGAGCCTGAAAATTGGTCTCCTAACGCAGTATATCAAGCAACACGGCTCTTCTCTTCAAACATGAACGCGAAGAACGCTGTGCGATTCTATGAAGCTATTTTACTTCCTCGTGTCCGTAATGACATAAGGAAGAACAAGAGGCTTCATTTTGCACTATACCAGTCTCTGAAAAAATGCCTGTACAAGCCTGCAGCGTTTTTCAAGGGAATATTGTTGCCGCTGTGTCAG GAAAGGAATTGCACTCTGCGGGAAGCTGTAATTATTGGTAGTATCATCTCGAAAGTCTCCATTCCTCCTCTCCATGCCAG TGCAGCTTTAATGAAACTAGCAGAGATGGAGTACTGTGGCACAACTAG CTACTTTATTAAGCTATTTCTTGATAAGAAATATGCTTTGCCATATCGTGTTGTTGATGCGGTTTTTGCTCATTTCATGCGGTTTATTGATGAGGAGAGGGTCATGCCTGTTATATGGCATCAATCACTCCTAGCCTTTGTGGAAAG ATACAAGAATGAATTAGAGAAAAAGGACAAGGAGAAACTTGCACGCTTGTTGGATCACCAGAAGCACTATTTG GTTACTCCAGAAATTCGTAGGGAACTTCGGATGAGCTGCAACAGGGGTGAAAAGGACACAATCATGTCGATAT GCTCCCCAGTTTCTGTGATCACGAAACCAATTGAAGAAGACAGGTGGAATGTTCCGGAAGTACCTATGGAGGAGTAA
- the LOC4346824 gene encoding bystin isoform X2 → MAGKKRKSASSDKQPKQQQQRLPLGADADAVADAAKRRRSGASKKHQAEEEASIPSSLSAKILREALTQQQEESLADQRPAAAATAAPSPSFSFPVPKKDGEEDEDDDDVDEFDGFDAQSEYDGGVPEIDEEDEKALAAFMSKDTSSKRSLGDIILEKIREKDAEISTEGRTPVKLDSSIIELYKGVGEFLSRYTSGKIPKGFKRIPSLECWPDVLQLTEPENWSPNAVYQATRLFSSNMNAKNAVRFYEAILLPRVRNDIRKNKRLHFALYQSLKKCLYKPAAFFKGILLPLCQERNCTLREAVIIGSIISKVSIPPLHASAALMKLAEMEYCGTTSYFIKLFLDKKYALPYRVVDAVFAHFMRFIDEERVMPVIWHQSLLAFVERYKNELEKKDKEKLARLLDHQKHYLVTPEIRRELRMSCNRGEKDTIMSIYILTFL, encoded by the exons ATGGCCGGGAAGAAGCGCAAGTCCGCCTCCTCCGACAAGCAgccgaagcagcagcagcagcggctcccactcggcgccgacgccgacgcggtcgccgacgcggcgaagcgccgccgctcgggggcgTCGAAGAAGCaccaggcggaggaggaggcctccATACCTTCCTCCCTCAGCGCCAAGATCCTCCGCGAGGCGCTCACCCAGCAACAGGAGGAGTCCCTCGCCGAccagcgccccgccgccgccgccaccgccgctccgtcCCCATCCTTCTCCTTCCCCGTGCCCAAGAAAGATGGCgaggaggacgaagacgatgatgaCGTCGACGAGTTCGATGGCTTCGACGCGCAGAGCGAGTACGACGGAGgcgtg CCGGAGATTGATGAGGAGGACGAGAAGGCTCTCGCTGCATTCATGTCAAAGGACACCTCTTCGAAGCGCTCACTTGGTGATATCATTCTCGAGAAGATCAGGGAAAAGGATGCAGAAATCTCAACAG AAGGACGGACTCCTGTGAAGTTGGACTCCAGTATTATTGAACTTTATAAAGG GGTTGGGGAGTTCTTGAGCCGATACACAAGTGGGAAAATTCCTAAAGGATTCAAGCGTATCCCATCATTGGAATGCTGGCCAGATGTTCTGCAGCTGACTGAGCCTGAAAATTGGTCTCCTAACGCAGTATATCAAGCAACACGGCTCTTCTCTTCAAACATGAACGCGAAGAACGCTGTGCGATTCTATGAAGCTATTTTACTTCCTCGTGTCCGTAATGACATAAGGAAGAACAAGAGGCTTCATTTTGCACTATACCAGTCTCTGAAAAAATGCCTGTACAAGCCTGCAGCGTTTTTCAAGGGAATATTGTTGCCGCTGTGTCAG GAAAGGAATTGCACTCTGCGGGAAGCTGTAATTATTGGTAGTATCATCTCGAAAGTCTCCATTCCTCCTCTCCATGCCAG TGCAGCTTTAATGAAACTAGCAGAGATGGAGTACTGTGGCACAACTAG CTACTTTATTAAGCTATTTCTTGATAAGAAATATGCTTTGCCATATCGTGTTGTTGATGCGGTTTTTGCTCATTTCATGCGGTTTATTGATGAGGAGAGGGTCATGCCTGTTATATGGCATCAATCACTCCTAGCCTTTGTGGAAAG ATACAAGAATGAATTAGAGAAAAAGGACAAGGAGAAACTTGCACGCTTGTTGGATCACCAGAAGCACTATTTG GTTACTCCAGAAATTCGTAGGGAACTTCGGATGAGCTGCAACAGGGGTGAAAAGGACACAATCATGTCGATATATATCCTTACA TTTCTGTGA